From Streptomyces sp. NBC_00775, one genomic window encodes:
- a CDS encoding IclR family transcriptional regulator, which translates to MPEAPRTAVDKALDLVEAVARASQPPRLTDLAEEVGLHRATAYRVLLDLVRRGWVLRAGDRYLPGTAVLRLSSSAARNSLTALARPVLTTLSERTGLMVNLQVPEADRSRVIDVVRPDRLAMISHLMGEALPVHRFAGPLALVAALDPSARAPYLRPAEEAGYELTGPDGLLADIERTERSGFAVEYGRNEQPVASLSRAVVPQPGAPVCALTVVGLNAEFDASRLPRLRQDLREATDELRRILSGPGAPTTPSDGPS; encoded by the coding sequence TTGCCCGAAGCGCCTCGCACCGCGGTGGACAAGGCCCTTGACCTGGTCGAGGCAGTGGCCCGTGCGTCCCAGCCGCCGCGCCTCACCGACCTGGCCGAGGAGGTCGGCCTGCACCGTGCCACCGCCTACCGCGTGCTCCTCGACCTCGTACGCCGCGGCTGGGTGCTGCGGGCCGGCGACCGCTATCTGCCCGGCACCGCGGTGCTGCGGTTGTCGTCGTCCGCGGCCAGGAACTCCCTCACCGCGCTCGCCCGTCCGGTGCTCACCACCCTGTCCGAACGCACCGGCCTGATGGTCAACCTGCAGGTACCGGAGGCCGACAGGTCCCGGGTGATCGACGTCGTGCGGCCCGATCGCCTCGCCATGATCAGTCACCTGATGGGCGAGGCCCTGCCCGTCCACCGGTTCGCCGGCCCCCTCGCCCTGGTCGCCGCGCTCGACCCGTCCGCTCGCGCCCCCTATCTCCGCCCCGCGGAAGAGGCCGGATACGAGCTGACCGGGCCGGACGGGCTGCTGGCCGACATCGAGCGCACCGAGCGGTCCGGATTCGCCGTCGAGTACGGCCGCAACGAGCAGCCCGTCGCCTCCCTCAGCCGCGCCGTCGTCCCCCAGCCGGGCGCACCCGTCTGTGCCCTGACCGTCGTGGGACTGAACGCGGAGTTCGACGCTTCCCGGCTTCCCCGGCTGCGACAGGACCTGCGGGAGGCGACCGACGAACTGCGGCGGATCCTCTCCGGCCCCGGCGCACCCACCACACCCTCGGACGGTCCGTCATGA
- a CDS encoding amidohydrolase family protein, with protein sequence MTNEVSGAPTPHAPPPKGAVAVYRGATLFDGTGRPPRPSTSILIDGPTIRAVADDAVIAEDLPADAQVFDLDGRFVMPGLIDSHQHIATPPDRPSAEAVLRRLVYSGVTAIRDMADDLRQVGDLARATLVGEIPGPDIRYAALMAGPGFFDDPRTHQVSQGETPGAVPWMQAITDDTDLRLAVALARGTHACAIKVYADLDHTAVAAIAAEAHQQGIPVWAHATVFPATPRQVVMAGADSVSHVTLLAFEGAEGQLTSYEDKPQVDHQRFATGDDPRLEELFALMRQRGTVLDATAGMWASDALAGDGPQDAARAAANTELAARITAQAYRAGVDISTGTDYETDPKDPFPALYEELAFLVRRCGIPPERVLRSATLIGARSAGAEDVMGSVEAGKLANFVVLDDDPLRDIGHLRSVTLTVKRGRRFERGEFVPGDSHAEETGRDEETR encoded by the coding sequence ATGACGAACGAGGTATCGGGCGCACCCACCCCGCACGCGCCCCCGCCGAAGGGGGCGGTCGCGGTGTACCGCGGTGCCACGCTGTTCGACGGCACCGGCCGGCCGCCCCGGCCCTCGACGTCGATCCTGATCGACGGCCCGACGATCCGCGCGGTCGCCGACGACGCCGTGATCGCCGAGGATCTGCCCGCGGACGCGCAGGTCTTCGATCTCGACGGACGTTTCGTCATGCCCGGCCTGATCGACTCACATCAGCACATCGCGACCCCTCCGGACCGGCCGTCGGCTGAGGCGGTGCTGCGCCGGCTCGTCTACAGCGGTGTCACGGCGATCCGCGACATGGCCGACGACCTGCGGCAGGTGGGCGACCTCGCGCGGGCCACGCTGGTCGGCGAGATCCCCGGCCCGGACATCCGCTACGCCGCGCTGATGGCGGGACCGGGCTTCTTCGACGACCCACGCACCCACCAGGTGTCCCAGGGGGAGACGCCGGGCGCCGTGCCGTGGATGCAGGCCATCACGGACGACACGGACCTGCGACTGGCCGTGGCCCTGGCGCGCGGAACGCACGCCTGCGCGATCAAGGTCTACGCGGATCTCGACCACACCGCCGTCGCCGCGATCGCCGCGGAGGCACACCAGCAGGGCATCCCGGTCTGGGCCCACGCCACCGTCTTCCCCGCCACACCCCGACAGGTCGTCATGGCCGGCGCCGACAGCGTTTCCCACGTCACCCTGCTCGCCTTCGAGGGCGCCGAAGGACAGCTGACGAGCTACGAGGACAAACCGCAGGTCGACCATCAGCGGTTCGCCACCGGCGACGATCCCCGTCTTGAGGAACTCTTCGCCCTGATGCGACAGCGCGGGACCGTCCTCGACGCGACCGCCGGCATGTGGGCGAGCGACGCCCTGGCCGGCGACGGTCCACAGGACGCGGCCCGCGCGGCCGCCAACACCGAACTCGCCGCACGGATCACCGCCCAGGCGTACCGCGCCGGCGTCGACATCTCCACGGGCACGGACTACGAGACCGATCCCAAGGACCCCTTCCCCGCGTTGTACGAGGAGTTGGCCTTCCTCGTACGCCGCTGTGGGATCCCGCCCGAGCGGGTGCTGCGCTCGGCCACGCTGATCGGCGCCCGGAGCGCCGGTGCCGAGGACGTCATGGGAAGCGTCGAAGCGGGCAAGCTCGCCAACTTCGTCGTTCTGGACGACGATCCGCTGCGGGACATCGGCCATCTGCGCAGTGTCACGCTGACCGTCAAGCGTGGCCGTCGCTTCGAACGCGGCGAGTTCGTGCCCGGAGACAGCCACGCCGAAGAGACCGGCCGCGACGAGGAGACCCGATGA
- a CDS encoding ornithine cyclodeaminase family protein: MNEIRFLDGAQTRAALDPHRVIDAVATALIAISRGEASAPPRIAARAPGGLLGAMPGYVPGLGLAAKLVSVFADPARPGRSSHRGIVALFDAENGRPLALMDAEPLTEIRTAAAATLSARVLARPHPTRVAVIGTGAQARAQIRLLAAIDPTTPVSVGGRDPQRAESAAALHPAGRAAPGIEAAVREADTVFCCTGAVQPVILRAWLAPGAHISSVGGSHGPELDAGTVHDATLFAEWPGAATTQPPSGAHELQGLPAQRPVTLLGSVLSGHHPGRRTDTELTLFKSTGHAALDVAAAHVAHTVAEAGDVGTRIAM; the protein is encoded by the coding sequence ATGAACGAGATCCGCTTCCTCGACGGCGCGCAGACGCGTGCCGCGCTCGACCCGCACCGCGTCATCGACGCCGTGGCGACGGCCCTCATCGCCATCAGCCGGGGTGAGGCCTCCGCGCCACCGCGGATCGCGGCCCGCGCCCCGGGTGGACTGCTGGGCGCCATGCCCGGTTACGTTCCCGGACTCGGGCTCGCGGCCAAACTCGTCTCCGTGTTCGCCGACCCCGCACGGCCCGGACGCAGCAGTCACCGCGGCATCGTCGCGCTCTTCGACGCCGAGAACGGCCGCCCGCTGGCCCTGATGGACGCCGAGCCCCTCACCGAGATCCGCACCGCGGCCGCCGCCACCCTCAGCGCCCGCGTCCTGGCCCGGCCCCACCCCACCCGCGTCGCCGTCATCGGGACCGGCGCCCAAGCGCGTGCCCAGATCCGGCTGCTCGCGGCCATCGATCCCACGACCCCGGTCAGCGTCGGCGGCCGCGACCCGCAACGCGCCGAGAGCGCCGCCGCACTCCATCCCGCGGGCCGGGCCGCACCCGGTATCGAGGCGGCGGTGCGCGAGGCCGACACGGTCTTCTGCTGCACCGGAGCGGTCCAGCCCGTGATCCTCCGCGCCTGGCTCGCCCCCGGCGCACACATCAGCTCGGTGGGGGGATCCCACGGGCCCGAACTGGACGCCGGCACCGTCCACGACGCCACACTCTTCGCCGAGTGGCCCGGCGCCGCCACAACCCAACCCCCGTCCGGCGCACACGAGTTGCAGGGCCTCCCTGCCCAACGGCCCGTCACACTCCTCGGCTCCGTCCTTTCCGGCCACCACCCCGGCCGCCGGACCGACACCGAACTCACCCTCTTCAAATCCACCGGCCATGCCGCGCTGGACGTCGCCGCCGCACATGTCGCCCACACCGTCGCCGAAGCCGGCGACGTGGGCACGCGCATCGCGATGTGA
- a CDS encoding Lrp/AsnC family transcriptional regulator, which produces MDEIDRAILRELQIDGRIAYAELGPKVGLSASAARQRLQRLLDSQAVQVVGVTDPMGMGGQSMALLGIAVDGDPRTVADALAERAEVVYSVLTSGGFDLFAEVVCPGPRDLLDFVNDVVRPIEGVRQVQSFPYFGIHTHRFLWNVG; this is translated from the coding sequence GTGGACGAGATCGACCGGGCCATTCTGCGCGAACTGCAGATCGACGGCCGTATCGCGTATGCCGAACTCGGCCCCAAAGTAGGCCTGTCCGCGTCGGCGGCCCGCCAGCGACTGCAACGACTGCTCGACTCCCAGGCCGTGCAGGTGGTGGGAGTCACCGACCCGATGGGCATGGGCGGACAGTCGATGGCCCTGCTCGGCATCGCCGTCGACGGCGACCCACGAACGGTCGCCGACGCCCTGGCCGAACGGGCCGAGGTGGTCTACTCGGTACTGACCTCCGGCGGCTTCGACCTGTTCGCCGAGGTGGTCTGCCCGGGGCCGCGGGATCTGCTGGACTTCGTCAACGACGTCGTCCGTCCGATCGAAGGGGTCCGCCAGGTGCAGTCGTTCCCGTACTTCGGGATCCACACGCACCGGTTCCTGTGGAACGTGGGCTGA
- a CDS encoding dipeptidase, whose product MTTTPMIINALGQLDNPNAPRSSEAAAQLNPSSEQLTVDARTLADAHASGLTAVNITLGYTMGDLPPYEHTLHEIAVWDAIIRDNPADLTKVRTVADVHRARKEGRIGVIYGFQNAVAVGEDTGRIATFADLGVRVVQLTYNQANHIGDGSMAAANRGLSDFGRRVVEALGDHHLMVDLSHSGERTCLEAAKISRSPVSINHTGCRALADLPRNKTDEELRLVASRGGFVGIYFMPFLNLSGHARAADVVEHIDHAVNVCGEDHVGIGTDGTITSIDDLDAYRAHLAEHVALRREAGVGAAGERGDTLPFVLDLRGVDQFRELIRLLERRGYRSERIEKILGRNFLDYADRVWAPEGSS is encoded by the coding sequence ATGACCACCACCCCCATGATCATCAACGCGCTCGGGCAGCTCGACAATCCCAACGCACCGCGGTCGTCCGAGGCCGCCGCACAGCTCAACCCCTCCAGCGAGCAACTCACCGTCGACGCCCGGACCCTGGCCGACGCCCACGCCTCCGGCCTCACCGCCGTCAACATCACGCTCGGCTACACCATGGGCGATCTGCCGCCGTACGAGCACACGCTGCACGAGATCGCCGTATGGGACGCGATCATCCGTGACAACCCGGCGGATCTCACGAAGGTCCGCACGGTCGCCGATGTCCACCGGGCCAGGAAGGAGGGCCGGATCGGTGTCATCTACGGCTTCCAGAACGCCGTGGCCGTCGGCGAGGACACAGGTCGTATCGCCACGTTCGCCGACCTGGGTGTCCGTGTCGTCCAGCTCACCTACAACCAGGCCAACCACATCGGCGACGGTTCGATGGCGGCCGCCAACCGGGGGCTGAGCGACTTCGGCCGGCGCGTCGTCGAGGCTCTGGGCGACCACCACCTCATGGTCGACCTCTCCCACAGCGGGGAACGCACCTGCCTGGAGGCCGCGAAGATCTCGCGCAGTCCCGTGTCGATCAACCACACGGGGTGCCGGGCACTGGCCGACCTGCCGCGCAACAAGACCGACGAGGAACTCCGGCTGGTGGCCTCGCGCGGCGGCTTCGTGGGCATCTACTTCATGCCCTTCCTCAACCTCTCCGGTCACGCCCGTGCCGCGGACGTCGTCGAGCACATCGACCACGCGGTGAACGTGTGCGGAGAGGACCACGTCGGCATCGGCACCGACGGAACCATCACGTCCATCGACGACCTCGACGCCTACCGGGCGCATCTAGCCGAGCACGTGGCCCTGCGTCGCGAGGCCGGCGTCGGCGCGGCGGGGGAGCGCGGCGACACGCTCCCCTTCGTGCTCGACCTGCGCGGAGTGGACCAGTTCCGGGAGCTGATCCGCCTCCTGGAACGGCGGGGTTACCGCTCCGAGCGCATCGAGAAGATCCTCGGCAGGAACTTCCTGGACTACGCGGACCGGGTGTGGGCGCCGGAGGGTTCCTCCTAG
- a CDS encoding transaminase, producing MDRTRLQQLLARESAEAERRNPRSQAAYQRADHLFGRVPMTWMNKTAGAFPRYLDTARGARVTDIDGHEYIDFCLGDTGAMAGHSPAVVADAVQSRFAELGGATAMLPTEDAEWVGAELTRRFGLARWSFSLTATDANRWSIRLARAVTGRPKILVNSYSYHGSVDESLIVVGPDGHGTARPGNVGAPCDVTLTSRVAEFNDLAQLERELAHGDVAAVLMEPALTNIGIVLPEPGYLEGVRALTRQYGTLLINDETHTFSAGPGGCTAAWGLEPDLLTIGKAIGGGIPAGAYGLSAELAEQLLDRDDLDLVDMGGVGGTLAGNALSVAAMRATLEHVLTDEAFDSMAKLSERFEAGVRAGIDTWALPWSVSRLGARTEYRFTDPAPRNGTESAGAADTELEDFLHLYLANRGILLTPFHNMALMCPATTEQDVDTHTGVFAAALAELVG from the coding sequence ATGGACCGCACCCGCCTCCAGCAACTCCTGGCCCGCGAGAGTGCCGAGGCCGAGCGCCGCAACCCGCGCTCCCAGGCCGCCTACCAGCGGGCCGACCACCTCTTCGGCCGGGTACCGATGACGTGGATGAACAAGACCGCGGGAGCGTTCCCCCGCTACCTGGACACCGCGCGCGGCGCCCGCGTCACCGACATCGACGGCCACGAGTACATCGACTTCTGCCTCGGCGACACCGGAGCGATGGCAGGTCATTCGCCCGCCGTGGTGGCCGACGCGGTGCAGAGCCGGTTCGCGGAGCTCGGCGGCGCGACCGCGATGCTGCCCACCGAGGACGCCGAATGGGTCGGTGCCGAGCTCACCCGCCGCTTCGGCCTCGCGCGCTGGAGCTTCTCGCTGACGGCGACCGACGCCAACCGCTGGTCCATCCGGCTGGCCCGGGCGGTCACCGGACGTCCGAAGATCCTGGTGAACAGCTACAGCTACCACGGCAGCGTCGACGAGTCGCTGATCGTGGTCGGCCCGGACGGGCACGGCACCGCCCGCCCCGGCAACGTCGGCGCCCCCTGCGACGTCACGCTCACCAGCCGGGTCGCCGAATTCAACGACCTGGCGCAGTTGGAGCGCGAACTCGCCCACGGCGACGTGGCCGCCGTACTCATGGAGCCCGCGCTCACCAACATCGGCATCGTGCTGCCCGAGCCCGGCTACCTGGAGGGCGTGCGCGCACTGACGCGCCAGTACGGCACCCTCCTCATCAACGACGAGACGCACACCTTCTCCGCGGGACCCGGTGGCTGCACCGCCGCCTGGGGCCTGGAGCCGGACCTGCTCACCATCGGCAAGGCGATCGGCGGAGGCATCCCGGCCGGCGCGTACGGGCTCTCGGCCGAACTCGCCGAGCAGCTGCTGGACCGTGACGACCTGGACCTGGTCGACATGGGCGGCGTGGGCGGCACCCTCGCCGGCAACGCCCTCTCCGTCGCCGCGATGCGGGCGACCCTGGAACACGTCCTCACCGACGAGGCCTTCGACTCGATGGCGAAGCTGTCGGAACGGTTCGAGGCAGGGGTGCGCGCCGGCATCGACACCTGGGCCCTCCCGTGGTCGGTGAGCCGGCTCGGCGCCCGCACCGAGTACCGCTTCACCGACCCCGCGCCGCGCAACGGAACCGAGTCCGCCGGGGCCGCCGACACGGAGCTGGAGGACTTCCTCCACCTCTATCTCGCCAACCGGGGCATTCTGCTGACCCCGTTCCACAACATGGCGCTCATGTGCCCCGCCACCACGGAGCAGGACGTGGACACGCACACTGGTGTCTTCGCCGCGGCCCTGGCCGAACTGGTCGGCTGA